The Haliotis asinina isolate JCU_RB_2024 chromosome 3, JCU_Hal_asi_v2, whole genome shotgun sequence genome segment GTATAATATAAAGTGGTGTTTAGAAATTAAGCGTTAAGTGCTAAGTTACCATGAAGCAAGTAAAGTAAGTGTCAGCGAAGGGTGTATTTGTAATTTGTAGACGAAGTTGCaataaaaaaagaacaaatCCACTAGGTTCTGTAAGACTGAGTTTGCCTTGCAGATAACGGCACTACCTATGGCTACACGATATTCCAGGTATACCGGTATATCGCGAAACGCTTCTCAAACGATACCGACTGCCATATTATTTCTGAGTACCGGTATATTGGGTAATGAACATATAAAAGAAATTATCTTTATGTttgatttaaattttcattcaCAAGTTGTTTCTTTCGTTATTCAATGAAAAAACGGGATACTGTAACGCTATGAATTGTATAAAAGAAGCAAATAGAACCCCTGACTATGCAACTtaattttgagattgctgttatcagaaccatgaGACACATGCTGTCTTTTATCGGCATTTAGAAAATGTTAtagatgaccaagatctttAACGAATAAATCGTCTTTTAATCTTGTATCTTTTTCATCAGATGAAGGGATCTGAAATGACCTCGAAACGTTGTGTGTAAAagattaaaagaagatttacccataaaagatcttggtcataagATATATGTTTAGGGACTAATGTAGAAAACAGGATCGGCATGTACACTTTGGGGTACTTACTGTCAAACACATAGGTTTCCAATACATCTCAGTATGTATCGCAATACGGGTACCTGAATCGcaacatattgcaatacaatgtaTTTGCCAACACACAGCTCTAGTACCAGTCAGTCTGGAGAACGGGCTCCCTTAGCAGCTTCAGGTGTGCAATTAACATGTGATCAAAGGTTGCAATTGCAGATCATTAGTCAGTAGAAGCGTAAGCCACGAAGGTTTATGGTCTGGAGAATATTGCGCTATATTCCCACTTTGAGCTGAGACGTCGGTACGCAACTGAAATTGTAATTATTGTAAACAGTTCAAAATGCTGGAAATTTAAGTCACTGACTTGTATTTGCAGGACATCAGATTTAAGATTACTCCAATAttgtagtgagtttagttttacgccgcattctgCTAAcagtccagctacatggcggaggtccgtaaataaccgagtctagACCAAAcataccagtgatcaacagcatgagtatcgatctgcccTTTTGGAACCGGTATGTGTCAACCATAtcagcgaacttgaccacccgatcccgttagtcacctcttacaagcattgtcgccttttatggcaagcatgggtttcggTTTCTGAAGGTCTactctaccctggaccttcatgggttcgGTATTATACATATCTTTAGATGAACAAGATGTCTATAGAAACAGCATAAAGTATTTATTGCATTTGGTAGAATATCaatggcacatagatagatattAAAGCTATGGAGACATGGGAACTTCACAATAACAGCACAACAGTATGGTGCTACAGATGAAAAACGAATAGTGAGCTGGTGGCAGTAGGAAGAGAACTGTCTTTTCACAGACAACAGTAAATGAGCCCAGGAATCTGTCCGTGTTCCACGTCGGTACTGTTCTTGCTCTTCGAGGACGGATAAAACGTCCAACAGACATCATCTTTCACGCAGGTAGAGCGTCCCTTGCACCCTCTTCTTGAATCAGGTCCGCAAACATTCAGCAGAACCGTATACTTCAAATCCTTGGACAGCTGTATGGGGTTCTCAAAAAGCACTTCGATGTAGTATTCTTCGGCACTTACCAAAAGAGTTTTCTGAACACTAGATCCATCTAATGTATTACCGCCTTTGAAAAATGTCCTGGATAGATAATCTTGTCGTAGAACCTCTTCAACACTGCATTCGACagaataagacaaaatgttgtcTGTGTCTGGGGCTGGGAAAGGCCCATATAGCATGACTCCAAGCAGTTCTACCTGTCTGTCACATGAGAATGATATGGCGTCACACCTTTTGCTATTGAATGTCCAGGAAAGAGATTCTTCAGTCGTCAGAAACCGGTTTACTCTGGTTGGGGGTTGTTTACGAGGCGGAGCTGACAGAGGCGACCCGGTAGAGTCATCAATGTCCATTGTACTAGCAAAGAACGGTCGTAGCAGACTAAGCCAGTCTTTGTCTAATATCGGAATGTGTTTTTCAAACGCCTTCAGTCCAATGAGTGGGAATCGCACGTAGCTGATAGAATCTTGTAACACATCGTATTTTGAGTGAGGAGTTATCTCCTTTCCCTGCCTCACGCATTCTGACTCGGACCACCTGAGAGCAGCACAACATACGCTCATTTCGTCTGCTCTCACTTCGTCTGATCTCAGTATTCTGTTCAGACAATGTCTTGATATTTCtgtaaagcttgaagacttgaACACGTCCAGTGCGTTGACATTGATGACCCTCAGTGCTGCCTCAGCAAGGCCTTCCTCGCTGTAGACATGTGCTTGCTCTAAGATGTCACACGCATTGTCCGCATTAAGTGCAGAGTCTAAAAAACTCACACATTTCTCACTGAGAGATTTCACGTAGTACTTCTTTGCTGCGTACAGCAGACCAGAAACGTTGTCGGTGGTCAGTTCCACGCAGTTACTGTACAGGTACCTAGAAGGACAAAAGAGCATTGAATAGACTGGCATTCTATCTAGAACATACTTCAGCttgatgtacatgtgtatggcGAGGATCATTGTAACCTATCCAAATTTATAGTGGTTTTTGGATTATGACTTATAAAAGAACTACTGGGTAAATTACTGGGCAGTATCACGACGTATTAGCAAGACATTCGAGGAAAAGGTGGAGGAAACTTGTTTACTAATATGAAAAGCCCACGTACAGGACAGGGGTGGCAATAACCAATTGTCCCACGCCCTACTACAGTGGGTTTTTTTCTATCAGGAAAGCCAAGTTGTATATCAAGCTGTACCGGTGTCCCCCGTTGACTTTCCAAAgataattatgttgtttatttataaaTTCTACAAGAACATCGGACGGTGAAGTGAAAAAATAttagggcaagtgattttacactTCCCACTGTACGTGAGTGCACTAGCAATTATaaagttatttccacccctgcaCGGCGGTGCTGACACACCTTGAAATATAATCAGTGCTATCCACTATCCCCACACATGAGCATTGTTTCAGGCGTTCCAAAGAGAtttatgtaaaacaaactaGGAATATATAGTAACAATTTTTAGACTAGAAAGACTAGGCAGGTAATATGGCTTCACAATGACTTATTCTGTTATATTCCAGCCAGAAAAAAAGCTTAGATACCATGAATGAAATTCAACAGTACGAATGATGAGATTCGAACTGggtttcggcgtgacaagcagtCGCCTTGACACTTGGTGCCGTCAACAAAAAAACTGGTCTGTATTGGTAATAAACTATAACCTGCATGGCATGTGCCTAAAGTATCTTTGTTTCTGTTTTACGGGGTCAAGTCAACGTGAGTTGGGTTAAACTCCCCTTATATCAGTTTCTAGTCCCTAAAACTATAGTCACTATATCGCCCAAATACACCCGAGGCATTACAAACCCAGTCCTCTTCAATGAGGCTACCTCTTTCTAATCCATCACTTGATACCAGTTTGCTGAATGACATCATACCTCAGAAAACTGTGAAACACGCCTGCGTCAATCTCTGGGATGTTGACTTCATCCTTCTCGGCTATGGGTCcataaaacatggaaaaaaacaCAGGACTTCTGCTAACCAGAATGAACTTGTGCGCGAAGATTATCTCCCTGTGAGCACCAACTCGGAAAATGACGTCACAAGCAATCCTGCGTGTCAACATCGCTAAATTAGTCTCTGCAAAGTCTGTGGCAGACTGCCAGTCTGGTGGTTCACTTGCCATGCTAGGCTCCTTCATCGCTGGATCAAtctgcaaaacaaacaaaactgaggGCATTACCAActgtgagtgggtgggttggtgagggagggagggagggggtTTTACgctttactcagcaatatccacTTCACACATGAGTCATCGCAATCCTACTATCTTCACAGGAGTCGCCTTGGTCATGTAATTCACGTACATTATGACAAATATGAATGTCCTGAATAATTACTGGTTGGCCATTATGTGTGTATATCTGCGATATTATTATGAACAGTTCAACAGTATGCATGTCAATATAGATACATTAATTCTCTAACCTGAATTCTATTAACATATGGGTGGTCGGTAGATACACAGTGATATTCACCtgagcccttattctcgaaacattcgtagccctaagaattcttaacttttatcgtagccaatgtgttaagtatgggcttaagaagttcgtagggctacgaacgtttcgagaatagctagcctggagCTTACACAAAATTGTAACTAAAAGGCAACTAGTTTGGAACGTAAGTCAAGTAGGTTTAACAAACCTTACTTTGACAGTGTAAAAGAAATTAACAAACAATATCCAGAcaaaggcttagtctctgaatatatataattttgataaaaacaaacaaacccattttaattgaaaaggagcctcagGGAattcagagattcagaacctacggcaatgtagacttgctttatttagagcCTTAGCACTGCACGGAGGCgtggctgtagggaaaataatgtggtccagggactgtgagactggcAAAACAATAGCATTCACTGGTCCGTGAGAAGCTGACGCACTTCTTTGGAAACCATCGTGAGTGACTGTGAGTGAGGTGGGTTTACCGCTGCTTTTACGTATTTTATTAACTGCGAAGTTGGCACAAAATATGAAACCCTGTAAACCCAATAACAAAGCCATCAAAACGCATACATAATATCCTGACTGACATTATATATGACACTGCACTGCCTATCAATGAGAGAAAATGAGTATTTCTGTTATATTAGGGCGTGTCATTGACACGGGTATGACAACAGACGTGGCGTGAACTATATAACAACAGTCAGCTACAATATCATCGCATTcactgctctctctctctctcacacacacacacacacacacacacacacacacacacacacacacacactgataaAGAGACTTGGGATACCCATATCAATATAGACATAGCCACAATTCCCATACTAACCTTTGTAATGCTCGTGTCCTTTGTAATGCTCGTGTCTAATCAAAATCATCGCAGCTCCGTCGCCTTTTGTCTTCATCGCGTATCAACAGAGGCCTGGCTGCGAATAAACTGTACGTTCCTACATGCACTGCCTCTACTTCCTACTATAAAGGTCAAGGCTGCTTTCATCAGCCAAACCGGTATGTTGGGAACCGAAACCGGTGTGTTTACACTCAATTGTATGGGATGGTCGGAAGTCAAACCGGTTTCAATGATGACACCGGCTGCGGTTGAAATATCAGTGAAGACTTGCATTGGAAAGCCTGACTGCAGACACGTACCGCCAGTGTCAACTACGTCTATCTTAGACAGTTGCGTCATGGACGCCAGGGATGTAGGGAACGTCACGAATGTACATGACGTCGTACACGGACGATGcaagattgttttgttttgttttgttttacatgtCTTTTATAAATTTACAAATAAACAAGTCCACCTGGTCAGGGACTACTGGTTTATGGACTTAATAAATACAAATTATAATTTCTGTTGCAATTCTCTTTTCTAGCATTAGTCCTACTAGATATTTCAACTTTTCctttaaatatttacatatttccaacgcatattcaaaataacaaagcaCCGCGTGAAGCTCGTTTCTTGTGTACCCCGCtgtgtgatgttgctgggatattgctaacagaggcgtaaaacaacacacacacactcactcactcagatctaTAAGGATGTGTTTCTAAGATCTTTGATATCGGTATGATCAGAATAATACATTAagattttaaatgtatatttaaaagCTCAAATATTGGGTCAAAGTGATCCACTGAACCGAACAGGCGTGTTTCCACGGAAAATAGTGGTTGTGAATACTTAGAAACTTTATATAATCATTAATCATCAAAGTATCAGTTTtacaattatgaaaataatgggTTATATCCTCCAAGGTTTCAGAGTCATCACAATCTGGTGATTCACTTTAGTGAAGTCAGGCGCCCTTAAattaattgaaggaattacagcaaatttgaaggaattgcatctcaaatgtaaacaaacgcagcccactcgcgaaacagttgcagcgatatcggtaatttagcggtaataacagaaacacatcggccttatcggaagcaatgtcggtaatacttgaaacacgctcggccatcctcggagatttttcggtcgcgagcggaaactcacgcagcaaaacatggcgtcgttggaagaagcacccgtctcggtgagttttttttttagttcctactattacatttttatacttatccatctttgaccacccgtgttgaatgcgtttaggtatgagaagttgtcggggcaatagcttatgttttaggaaaagatagtcactctagaagagtgtcacaagtcatgcccctggaggttgtttacatctgaacatcgaagtcgtgccgatgattacgaacgtgcgatagatataacatcatttttttgtaaaatgtgtttaaatttgtcaattgcacttcatagaaagaaaaattatggctcataaatttcttcatggcgcacgttcatgatgttcgtaatcatcggcatgacttcgatgttcagatgtaaacaacctcttgtgacactcttcttgAGACTAGTGGCTCAATATTATTTATGCTATTGAACTGTAATCCTTTTAACTTATTGGATAAAAGGGAGGGCAGTTAAAAACTTACATTTTGCTATAATGTGATGACTTAGTAAATGCATATTATAGTAATGTAACCTTGTTATCCACAATCattgtgtaaaagtactcagaCTAAATCTTATCAGTCACAGTCTTTCCCATTCACTTGGCGTGTTTAACAAAAATGAGTTTTTAGCTGTAGTTATAAAACACTAGTGCACTTTGAACGGCTCTTTTGATATTATGAAAGTATGTATTATTTATATCCGACTTATATAGTGACTTGGAATGTCCGTGGGGgagatgggttttttttttttaaactcaTATATGCTTTTCGTGAATTTTATACACTGGTGAATCGCTAATGCACTCGCACTCAGTCAGCATTATTTCCACGTCATTGGACGCAGTTCAATGCACATCACAAATAACAACAATGACGATATGGGCGAGACAGGATAAGTAAAGCGCTCGTAAAATCACCCAAATCTGCCCACATCGCACGGATCAGTTGGTGATTTATAAAGATTTTCAGGCAGTGTTTAGCTGCTAAAGCGAAAGTTAACAATCAATCATATACTCACTGGCaaggatagatagatagatagatagatagatagatagatagatagatagatagatagatagatagatagatagatagatagatagatagatacgcAACGTGGTGGATATATCAAGAGCCTTCATGCGACCCCTTTCCGTGAATCGTTTACATCATGTTACGAGTATATTCAGTCACCTCCACCGTAGGACATTACCTGCACTGTTTACAAACCCACTGGTATCAAAATACTTTCGGTGAAACCATGATTCCCATCACACAACAGGAGGTATTAGTGTTCATTAAGCTGGAACTTATTcggtttatttattttcttaactACTATCGCATTCTTGACAGGCGAACAGGCGGTAGGGGAAGTGTGGCTCAAATCAAACTGTTACCGAAGGGGAAGTCATTTAGCCCTGACCAGATGCCATGATCGGACAATTTTTGTGACGTACGTGCTGTCATACCGGCTTTAAATTAAGTTAGTTCCGTTCAGGAACGTGACAACAATTGTCCAGTTTGGCGTGACACGAGAAGAAAAATACGAGAGCGCGTTGGATTTAATCTGAATCTAGCGATTTTACACGTGGTAGCCAGGAGGGACAGATAAGCTTGTGGAACATTTGCTGCACTCTGCTGATTTTGTCCACTTCTAACAAACGTGAAAATATCAAAACCGGTGATTCTCACTGACGGTATGAAAGGACATTCTTGCTTGTACTTCAAAGGATGTGAAATGTAGAGTGAACGTTAACTAAATGTTAAACCGAAGACGCAATTCAATTGGTCACTTTTGTTTCCAGTTCATGAAGTGGATTATTGAATCGAACATTTAGCATATTATTCATTTACTGATTAGCATTTTGGCCAAATGTCCTTGATTTTGCCAATCCCGATAAAAATGAATGCTAAATATATCAGATCAGCGAGGATGGGATCACAATCGGTATCCGCTGGAATGTCTATTTCTCGCAAAAAAGGTCCTATCCCCAAATTTCATATCTACAGATGTTACTAATAACATCTTACAATTTGTCAGTGAAAGAATTTGCTGGATGGGTGTGTGCCCGTCAATCATGTGTGCTTTAATTTTCAATTTGATGTCAATGACGGCCATGTGCCCACTGCACATTTGGCAAGAAGTCGACAGCCTCAATCATATCTGGCTCTCAGGTCGCTATCCAGCCTCTTTGAGCTGAAACGCCGAAATATGACTCGAATGCTGaacgcaactcactcactcactcacttattagcGAGACACCATTTAGGATTGCAACCTTACCGCTACCATATTTCAATCTGCGCAACATATTAATACGTAATCAATGACtcttgaatctttgcctgtccacTGCTGTTAAAAACTGTACacatatgtatgctcacatctatactagAGTCCGATATTCCGACTGTCATTGTatggacgaccgcgagcaggattatgccgctcgcaggaaaggcgcCCTGGGGTTGAGTTGGacgtccgctcacctcattcatgtatacttgtttgccatgtcttgtgaaaccaactggAGATGTtcgaactaaactatgccttcgtcttcatcaacgtactCTTCATCTGATACCGACCAAATGTTAGTCACCCTATCCACCCGTTGATAACTGGTGTATTCAtatgtcttcatcaacgtattcatttgttttcttcaaagtaATCACAAGCAATTGTCCAGTCACCGTCTTCTACGCGTTGACAGCTGCAATTACTACGAAAAAATGCATGTGCATGAATCTCGGTATATTCCCTAATTATGCTGGGGGGGTTTCAATTCTGTTTGCCATAGCTGGTGACCTACATCTGTTCGGTCCCCTTTCTAATTGAAATAGTGTCGAGAgaggtcactcactcacgtatgaGAATTTATTAAGTCTGATATCTATGTAATACTCAACTTAAGATATACGTATCGAAAAACCCGTGTTTAAAAACACATGTTAACATTTAACAGTTTTATTTCAACCCCGTGTACCTCTTTTTTACATTATTAATACTCTCTAATATAACAACATCTGTCTCATGTTCCCGGATCCCCCTGACATTCTTTCCAaacatcacacactgcacctgttaatgtttactgataTTTAATGGCCGTGTCAGATTTATCAGAAAGGGCAGCTGGTTTGTCACTTAACACACATCAAACGTTTAGGTTCTTGCAGTTTTTATGTAAATATTGCAGTATCAAATACCCAGTGGAGTCAACGCATCTGATCCTCGTGTATTATCAGTAATATATGTGCTTCCcctgctgaaatattggtttCCAGGATAGTCGATTACGCAGATTTACCAGCACTGTCGCATATTAGTTTCTAATCATATTAGCGAAATATTGAGAAACGCTAttgtttatttatgtatatCCACATGGCGCCAATTTCCAGATCACctgctcaaaggcgctttgttttccctcgatcataGGATGTCAGTTTTAAACGGCAcagttatcaatctcaactccctggggatcatacaactcttgcagccgctaggcgcaccgagttaatgtaGCTTTCCCACCCTTACGAGGTGTGAATGTGAGTGTACATGTGATGGTATACTAGTACACACTTTGTGGCAAAGGGTCTGTTAATACCCCCGTGCGGCACAGAGACAGAATTATGTGTCATTCGTGCATTGGGTCCTTCATGTCATTAAGTCACTGGTTCCGAGTTGCATGGCTCCAATGTGTCATCATGGGCACTTCACGTCAGTACGGGCACTGGACCCTTCGTGTCATTAAGAACAATTTCTGTTATTAGGAAATAATTATTTAAATATTGACACTTTGACTAGACAGCATACAACAATGGGCTTAATGACTCTTCATATCAGATGTTACAGACACTGGTGGGGAAAGTGCTACTGCTGTCAGTCTGCCAACAAGTATACAGTCCGCCCACAACCATCCCACACCCGCTAACGAGGTGcacgtgcatgcgtgcgtgttgAGTTATGGCTGTCGAGTAAGTGATGGACCTAGATAAATGAAACGTTATCGAAATATCTCCTGTCTTACCTACTTAGGGTTCTTTTTTTCTAAGCGGGAATATGATATGTGTTGCGATTAAATCACATGCAATACGTCAGTACTTTTCGAACACAATTAGTGCGTCGTTCACATTTGGTTAGCTGGACATACTAAATAGCAGGGAATCGAATAGCCTttctccaaggctgtactgaatgctgagccAATTGATGTGCAGTAATTCGATCCTTCGAGGAGGCAGGTCTAGATACAGTTTTTTGCCATATACGTTCttcgaaataatcatttaaACTAATAAATTTTACCTTTGAGACGTATGTAAGTCTAGGAATCGGACACAATTTGGAATCAGATCCTGGTGCTGGGTGTGCCCTGAGGGAGCGGTCTGAGGGAGCAGGACAAGATGTGACTTTATCAAGTTTCATCCCACACTTTTAACAGATGGTAGAGTCGTCTCACAGATGGTGGGTTTAAGAGAAAATCGGTCGTTTATTTGCGAGAGTCAAGTATAATACTTTTGCAAACCAGTGGGGGAAGAATTTAGTAAATTGTCACACTAAAAATTCAAAATTCCCTTGACCACCGCCGTCGGAAAGAAGGAGGACATCTCTTTATATCCACATTTAGTCTCAGCAGTGACTTGTCAGGGTCGTGTAGGATAAATCCGTTGAATGTAAGGCTTCACCGTTAACAGCATATTCATTTCAGAGCAATGCCAGAACATCCTAAACTGATCATGACCTCAGAGGTCTTTAGCTTGGGGCACCATGTCTCTATATCAAACGGACGTGGGTATTTGACATAAACATTGGGCAAGGTGTTAACCACTCGGATGGGACTGTAAGTCTCCCATGGCTCGCCAGCTGGGGTTCCTTGCTGTGTTTATGGAAACAGGGAATATTTATGTGTGCCGGTGTAATATTTCTCCTTCTTCTGTGGCTGTGGGAAAGTTATATGGGAAAAGTTGGTGACTTGGACCTGTGTGAACATCTGAAGGAACCAGGTCACTCAGTGACAACCCCATATGGCAGGACAAATGAAATCAGTTTAACACTATCGGGAATAAAAGAACAGGCATATGCTATCAAGACTGTCTTTACATCAACGCCCAGGATCAGAGGTGTTTAGAAGCATCCGGAAATTTCAGTCgtgcataaatacatgtattgcgACATAGTAGATTTACTTTTTTATCTCTGGACTCACTGACTGGGCGCAATTGTGGATTCCTGCTCATGGCATCAACCACTCGGCTACAATCTACGACTTAATATTAAGCCATATTGATCTGATCTGTCAGTTCTCTCTGTTCTTAACGTGTTCAATAGACCTGGGAACAAAGTCTTTCTGCAAATTCTGTGAGTGGCGTTGCTATCAAACTGACAAGACATGATTACCCTTTTCAGAACACATATGTCATCATGGTGTATAGAGACCCTTTCATTTAAGTCTCTCCGTTTCTTTTCCTTTTACGCCCAAAGAATCGGTTACGGAAGAAATTCAGACTGAATTGTGACATTTGAATGTAGAAGTAGTGGAAAATATACCCATGCCTTCGCGAAAGAATATGCACATGGGTTCATTGTAGTGCATGTGATTCGGGAAGGAACCTCCTATTTACTGGTACACAATATTTACCCCAGTTTAACCACTGACCTTGTACACGTCCACACCTGCTCAccattttcaaatgttaaagGGCGATACCTTCAACTACAGTATTGTTATAACCATCTCAGTGCTGCCATTAGCCTTtatccaaggctgtactgaatgctgaatCCATTGAAGTAGAGTGATTCTATCCCCTAGAGAGGCAAGTCTAAATAAACGGACAGCACATCTTTCTGTTAGGCCAGTCTGTTAGATAAATGGTTATTTATCAATGACATTTAAATTATTAAGTACCTTAGATAAGTCTTTCAGTCGTTGCCATCTACCATATATTATCAGTGTGGTGTAGAAGGAAGAAATATCCCGTCTTATATAATTCATCATGTATTTTCACACCTGTGTTATTCTTTTGGATTCTTGTCAGAGAAACACAACCATCGCCCTTCTCCCGGGAAAACTGTGTAAACTCAGCACAGAAGACGGACTCGGTTCTACCAGATATGCACCTTCCTGGTGATTACTGAAAggaacatatttatatattcacGCACATGGATATCAGTTAGACTGTAGCTAGTCTAGTAGTGAAATTACAACTAGTCTCTCAAATAAACACAGTTTACAgataaaacagttcaaagtgaaaaaaaaaaactaaaTGAAAAGGTGCCCTTAGACTTTCTTCTAGAAGtgtcacatattctagacttgcttgggcTTTCTTCGATACATATGTTTcggggtctgtatgacagacaagGATATCACTCCGTGACGACTGGAAATGCCACTCTGGTATATGAAGTATTCGTTGGCGTCGTTGGAAATAACAATTTTGGTTCATGTTCCTATGATATCGTTCGATGTAACGTTCTTCCTTCGTAAGCATGCAGGAATATCAGTAACGCATATCTTTTCCGTGACTCACATAAGTCAACAATGGCTCTGAGAATAATTGCGGTAGAATACAAGTCGTCTATCACTTCTGGCATCAGTTACCATTTTCCCCGACTATCGTTGGGCCAGCCTTTAAGTACTTCAGTCATTCCACACCACCTAAACACAGCGCATCCTGACACCTACTCTTCCACGGTGGAATATATTCAGTATTTAACACTTACCTGTTCATTAACCTAGTATCGCATGTGTTTGTCTACCGTATCTGTTACCGTATAACGAGCTGCCAAATACCACAGCAAATAGCCAGCTACCTCCTCATTGTCAGGTCGCCGCCTCCCTTCCAGTGATGGAGACTCCTCCATATGAACAGGGTAAATGGTGCAGATGTTTCGTTCATTtcttgagtgtgtgtgttgtgtgttgtgtgttgtgagttgtgtgttgtgtgttgtgtgtgtttgtgtgtgtgtgtgtgtctgtgtgtctgtgtgtgtgtgtgtgtgtgtgtgtgtgtgtgtgtgtgtgtgtgtgtgtgtgtgtgtgtggaggggggaGGAAGGGTTtcgcctagcggttaaagcgtttgctcgtcacgccgaagacccgggttcgatttcccaagTGGGTGCaaagcgtgaagcccatttctggagtcccgcaccgtgatattgctgaaatattgctacaaggggcgtaaaactaaactcactcacccattactGT includes the following:
- the LOC137276692 gene encoding BTB/POZ domain-containing protein 6-like; translation: MKEPSMASEPPDWQSATDFAETNLAMLTRRIACDVIFRVGAHREIIFAHKFILVSRSPVFFSMFYGPIAEKDEVNIPEIDAGVFHSFLRYLYSNCVELTTDNVSGLLYAAKKYYVKSLSEKCVSFLDSALNADNACDILEQAHVYSEEGLAEAALRVINVNALDVFKSSSFTEISRHCLNRILRSDEVRADEMSVCCAALRWSESECVRQGKEITPHSKYDVLQDSISYVRFPLIGLKAFEKHIPILDKDWLSLLRPFFASTMDIDDSTGSPLSAPPRKQPPTRVNRFLTTEESLSWTFNSKRCDAISFSCDRQVELLGVMLYGPFPAPDTDNILSYSVECSVEEVLRQDYLSRTFFKGGNTLDGSSVQKTLLVSAEEYYIEVLFENPIQLSKDLKYTVLLNVCGPDSRRGCKGRSTCVKDDVCWTFYPSSKSKNSTDVEHGQIPGLIYCCL